The Cellulomonas fulva genome includes a window with the following:
- a CDS encoding ABC transporter permease — MLRVTLRGVRAHAVRFLLSVLAVALGVAFVAGTFSLRTMMSSTFDGIVEASAPADAYLRGATQVAGGDDGFSVGEARNPVPLTLADDVASVDGVALALPDVQGSIVLVGADGTAVQSTQAPSFGLGYDERDPSLELVAGRTPSGPDEVALEQATLASSGLALGDETRVVIAGDVRPVTVVGEVTAGGPMAGATIVLLDPQAAADAYAPDGTVATVAVYGEPGVDEAALTQRLDDALTGLPDGADAQAVTGSELRASMQSDIDEMLGFVTTFLLIFALIALFVGAFIIANTFAMSVRQRVREFALLRALGASPAQVFGVVVGQAAVVGLVGSVLGVLGGLGLVSLLRVALAGVGMELTADIPLSTSTVVGCLVLGTVVSAVASAFPARTAALVAPVEAMRGEVTVKERSLRLRGVLGGAVVAAGAAGVAAAALRPDSAAADGLLGAGAALVLVGVLVASPTLARWAMRAMAAPFVALLRPVGRLAQGNVVRNPRRTANTAGALMIGMALVGAVSVIATTAQASLKDVVESSTDADLVVRSATYVVPQGAAQDVAALPEAGDVVPLAFTYAGMSPSSGVAPTPQDAAGVVAMDADAFGTVLTVDVTAGDTADLADGTTLLNTNLVGDGWAVGDTVTLTTAAGSRDLEVAGLFDSRVLGSSAVVTPAVLDELAPGEAQSIDTIFVDAAPGVSQAELRAAVTAAVAPYVVVSVQDRDEFVDQMAGQVDQLLVILYALLGLSLVIAVLGIVNTLALSVIERTREIGLLRAVGLGRLQLAGTITVESVLTALFGTLVGLVVGVSLASVLPLVYADEGLDQLVVPWGGLLTMVVLALVVGVLAALWPATRAARMRALDAIASE; from the coding sequence ATGCTCCGCGTCACGCTCCGCGGCGTGCGTGCGCACGCCGTCCGCTTCCTGCTCTCCGTCCTGGCGGTCGCGCTGGGCGTCGCGTTCGTCGCGGGCACGTTCAGCCTGCGCACCATGATGTCCAGCACGTTCGACGGGATCGTCGAGGCGTCCGCGCCGGCCGACGCGTACCTGCGCGGGGCCACGCAGGTCGCGGGCGGGGACGACGGGTTCAGCGTCGGCGAGGCGCGCAACCCGGTCCCGCTCACGCTCGCCGACGACGTCGCGTCCGTGGACGGCGTCGCGCTGGCGCTGCCGGACGTGCAGGGCTCGATCGTGCTCGTCGGCGCGGACGGCACCGCCGTGCAGTCCACGCAGGCCCCGTCCTTCGGCCTCGGGTACGACGAGCGGGACCCGAGCCTCGAGCTCGTCGCGGGCCGGACGCCGTCGGGTCCCGACGAGGTCGCGCTCGAGCAGGCGACGCTCGCGTCCTCCGGCCTCGCGCTGGGCGACGAGACGCGCGTGGTGATCGCCGGCGACGTCCGGCCCGTCACCGTGGTCGGTGAGGTCACCGCGGGCGGCCCCATGGCGGGCGCGACGATCGTGCTCCTCGACCCGCAGGCCGCGGCCGACGCGTACGCGCCCGACGGCACGGTCGCGACGGTCGCCGTCTACGGCGAGCCCGGCGTCGACGAGGCCGCGCTGACCCAGCGTCTCGACGACGCGCTGACCGGGCTCCCGGACGGCGCCGACGCGCAGGCGGTCACGGGCTCGGAGCTGCGTGCCTCGATGCAGTCGGACATCGACGAGATGCTCGGGTTCGTCACGACGTTCCTGCTGATCTTCGCCCTGATCGCGCTGTTCGTCGGCGCGTTCATCATCGCCAACACGTTCGCGATGTCGGTGCGCCAGCGGGTGCGGGAGTTCGCGCTGCTGCGGGCGCTCGGCGCGTCGCCGGCGCAGGTGTTCGGCGTCGTCGTCGGGCAGGCGGCGGTGGTCGGGCTGGTCGGGTCCGTCCTCGGCGTCCTCGGCGGCCTCGGCCTGGTCTCGCTGCTGCGGGTGGCGCTCGCGGGCGTCGGGATGGAGCTGACGGCGGACATCCCGCTGAGCACCAGCACCGTCGTCGGGTGCCTGGTCCTGGGCACCGTGGTGTCCGCGGTCGCGTCCGCGTTCCCCGCCCGCACCGCGGCGCTGGTCGCGCCGGTCGAGGCCATGCGGGGCGAGGTCACGGTCAAGGAGCGGTCGCTGCGGCTGCGCGGCGTGCTGGGCGGCGCGGTCGTCGCCGCGGGTGCCGCCGGCGTCGCCGCCGCGGCGCTGCGGCCGGACTCCGCGGCGGCCGACGGCCTGCTCGGGGCCGGCGCCGCGCTCGTGCTCGTCGGCGTGCTCGTCGCGTCGCCGACGCTCGCCCGGTGGGCGATGCGGGCCATGGCCGCACCGTTCGTCGCGCTGCTGCGCCCGGTCGGCCGGCTCGCGCAGGGCAACGTCGTGCGCAACCCGCGCCGGACGGCCAACACGGCCGGCGCGCTGATGATCGGCATGGCGCTCGTCGGCGCCGTGTCCGTGATCGCGACCACCGCGCAGGCGTCGCTCAAGGACGTCGTCGAGAGCTCGACGGACGCCGACCTCGTCGTCCGCTCGGCCACCTACGTCGTCCCGCAGGGCGCGGCGCAGGACGTCGCGGCGCTCCCGGAGGCCGGCGACGTGGTGCCCCTCGCGTTCACCTACGCGGGCATGTCGCCCTCGTCGGGCGTCGCGCCGACGCCGCAGGACGCGGCCGGCGTGGTCGCGATGGACGCGGACGCGTTCGGCACGGTGCTGACGGTCGACGTGACCGCGGGCGACACCGCGGACCTGGCCGACGGGACGACGCTGCTCAACACGAACCTCGTCGGCGACGGGTGGGCCGTGGGCGACACGGTGACGCTCACGACGGCGGCCGGCTCGCGGGACCTGGAGGTCGCCGGGCTGTTCGACAGCCGGGTGCTGGGGTCCAGCGCGGTCGTCACCCCGGCCGTGCTCGACGAGCTCGCGCCGGGCGAGGCGCAGAGCATCGACACGATCTTCGTCGACGCGGCGCCGGGCGTGAGCCAGGCCGAGCTGCGCGCCGCCGTCACCGCGGCGGTCGCCCCGTACGTCGTGGTGTCGGTGCAGGACCGCGACGAGTTCGTGGACCAGATGGCCGGCCAGGTCGACCAGCTGCTCGTGATCCTCTACGCGCTGCTGGGCCTGTCGCTGGTCATCGCGGTGCTGGGCATCGTCAACACGCTCGCGCTGTCGGTGATCGAGCGCACCCGCGAGATCGGGCTGCTGCGGGCCGTCGGCCTGGGCCGGCTCCAGCTCGCCGGCACCATCACGGTCGAGTCCGTGCTCACCGCGCTGTTCGGCACGCTCGTCGGGCTGGTGGTGGGCGTGAGCCTGGCGTCGGTCCTGCCGCTCGTCTACGCCGACGAGGGGCTGGACCAGCTCGTCGTCCCGTGGGGCGGCCTGCTCACGATGGTGGTGCTGGCGCTCGTCGTGGGGGTGCTGGCCGCACTGTGGCCCGCGACCCGCGCCGCCCGCATGCGCGCCCTGGACGCGATCGCGAGCGAGTGA
- a CDS encoding nitroreductase family deazaflavin-dependent oxidoreductase — MPLSGEYAPSTSPHARTQAELYEATDGAKGATMNGRPVIVLTTVGARSGKLRKTALMRVEHEGRYAVVASKGGAPEHPAWYHNLVANPHVELQDGPTKKDYLAHEATGAERDEWWGYALETWPDYESYTRRTDRVIPVFVLVPQD, encoded by the coding sequence ATGCCGCTTTCCGGGGAGTACGCACCGAGCACGTCGCCGCACGCCCGCACGCAGGCCGAGCTGTACGAGGCCACCGACGGCGCCAAGGGCGCCACGATGAACGGACGGCCCGTGATCGTGCTGACCACGGTCGGCGCACGCTCGGGCAAGCTGCGCAAGACCGCGCTGATGCGGGTCGAGCACGAGGGCCGGTACGCGGTCGTCGCGTCCAAGGGCGGCGCCCCCGAGCACCCCGCCTGGTACCACAACCTCGTCGCGAACCCGCACGTCGAGCTGCAGGACGGTCCGACGAAGAAGGACTACCTGGCCCACGAGGCCACGGGCGCGGAGCGCGACGAGTGGTGGGGCTACGCGCTGGAGACCTGGCCCGACTACGAGTCCTACACCCGGCGCACGGACCGCGTGATCCCCGTCTTCGTGCTGGTGCCGCAGGACTGA
- a CDS encoding L-threonylcarbamoyladenylate synthase, with the protein MARYLDVHPQDPQPRLVAQAVDVLRGGGVIAYPTDSCYALGASMGSADGAERIRRLRHLDDKHHFTLVCADFAQLGQLVHLDNAAFRAIKAATPGPYTFILQATPEVPRRLAHAKKRSVGVRIPDHPVALAIVRELGEPILSSSLLMPGHEWPMTEGWQIKDELDHDLDAVVDAGDCGTTPTTVVDWTSGAPEVVREGAGDPDRFR; encoded by the coding sequence ATGGCCCGGTATCTCGACGTGCACCCGCAGGACCCCCAGCCGCGGCTCGTCGCGCAGGCGGTCGACGTGCTGCGCGGCGGCGGCGTCATCGCCTACCCCACCGACTCCTGCTACGCGCTGGGCGCCTCGATGGGCTCGGCGGACGGAGCCGAGCGGATCCGCCGGCTGCGGCACCTGGACGACAAGCACCACTTCACGCTCGTGTGCGCGGACTTCGCGCAGCTCGGCCAGCTGGTGCACCTCGACAACGCCGCGTTCCGCGCGATCAAGGCCGCGACGCCCGGCCCGTACACGTTCATCCTGCAGGCGACACCCGAGGTGCCGCGGCGCCTCGCGCACGCCAAGAAGCGCTCGGTCGGGGTGCGGATCCCCGACCACCCGGTGGCGCTCGCGATCGTGCGCGAGCTCGGCGAGCCGATCCTGTCCTCCTCCCTGCTGATGCCCGGGCACGAGTGGCCGATGACCGAGGGCTGGCAGATCAAGGACGAGCTGGACCACGACCTCGACGCCGTCGTCGACGCGGGGGACTGCGGCACGACGCCGACCACCGTCGTCGACTGGACCTCCGGCGCCCCGGAGGTCGTGCGTGAGGGCGCCGGGGACCCCGACCGCTTCCGGTGA
- a CDS encoding glycoside hydrolase family 113: protein MGVRPELSGFVAGMTWGWTGVRGTWTDEAAAESMRLMVERTATTWTAVTFAALQDTAHSTTVRWRDAPTVTEDEVRHAIRAARALGQRVLLKPVVNCADGTWRAHINFFDHDVPCEPTWSDWFASYGEFVVHYARVAAEEGCEMFSVGCEMVQTDRRADEWRALVAAVREVYPGLVTYNCDKYQEDRVTWWDAVDVISSSGYYPLGDWENQLDRIEPVVAAHGKPFVFLEAGCPSRSGSPALPNDWALPGEPDGEAQATWYREMFATCAARAWVRGFVLWDWPAHLYDEQDAPTDDDYCPFGKPAEHVIAHHYRAATPS, encoded by the coding sequence ATGGGTGTGCGTCCGGAGCTGTCGGGGTTCGTGGCCGGGATGACGTGGGGGTGGACCGGGGTCCGGGGCACCTGGACCGACGAGGCCGCGGCGGAGTCGATGCGCCTCATGGTCGAGCGGACCGCGACCACCTGGACGGCGGTGACGTTCGCCGCGCTGCAGGACACCGCGCACTCGACCACCGTGCGCTGGCGTGACGCTCCCACCGTCACCGAGGACGAGGTCCGGCACGCCATCCGCGCCGCCCGCGCGCTCGGCCAGCGCGTGCTCCTCAAGCCCGTGGTCAACTGCGCGGACGGCACCTGGCGCGCGCACATCAACTTCTTCGACCACGACGTGCCGTGCGAGCCGACGTGGTCGGACTGGTTCGCGTCGTACGGCGAGTTCGTCGTGCACTACGCGCGCGTCGCGGCCGAGGAGGGCTGCGAGATGTTCTCGGTCGGCTGCGAGATGGTCCAGACGGACCGCCGCGCCGACGAGTGGCGCGCGCTCGTCGCGGCGGTGCGCGAGGTCTACCCCGGCCTGGTCACCTACAACTGCGACAAGTACCAGGAGGACCGCGTCACCTGGTGGGACGCGGTCGACGTCATCTCCTCCTCGGGCTACTACCCCCTGGGCGACTGGGAGAACCAGCTCGACCGCATCGAGCCCGTGGTCGCGGCGCACGGCAAGCCGTTCGTCTTCCTCGAGGCGGGCTGCCCGAGCCGCAGCGGCTCGCCCGCCCTGCCGAACGACTGGGCGCTCCCCGGCGAGCCGGACGGCGAGGCCCAGGCGACCTGGTACCGCGAGATGTTCGCGACGTGCGCCGCCCGCGCGTGGGTCCGGGGGTTCGTCCTGTGGGACTGGCCCGCGCACCTGTACGACGAGCAGGACGCGCCGACCGACGACGACTACTGCCCGTTCGGCAAGCCGGCGGAGCACGTCATCGCGCACCACTACCGCGCCGCCACGCCCTCCTGA
- a CDS encoding ABC transporter ATP-binding protein, translating into MNTAPAPLPPTPDVIASARGLVKTYGRGDTAVHALAGIDVDFERGRLTATMGPSGSGKSTLMHCMAGLDRPTGGTVEVDGQTVSAMSERRLTRLRRDQLGFVFQAFNLVPTLTALENITLPLDIARRPVDRDHLDAVVRAVGLQDRLSHKPGELSGGQQQRVACARALVTRPAVVFADEPTGNLDSTSARDVLGFLRRSVDELGQSVVMVTHDPTAASYADRVLFLADGRIVDELREPTAESVLERLGALTRRAESAATPVAPSGVAPAGVR; encoded by the coding sequence GTGAACACGGCACCCGCCCCGCTCCCGCCCACGCCCGACGTCATCGCCTCCGCGCGCGGGCTCGTCAAGACCTACGGCCGCGGCGACACCGCGGTCCACGCCCTCGCGGGCATCGACGTGGACTTCGAGCGCGGACGACTGACCGCGACCATGGGCCCGTCCGGCTCCGGCAAGTCGACCCTCATGCACTGCATGGCCGGCCTCGACCGGCCGACCGGCGGCACGGTCGAGGTCGACGGCCAGACCGTCTCCGCGATGTCCGAGCGTCGGCTCACCCGGCTCCGCCGCGACCAGCTCGGCTTCGTCTTCCAGGCCTTCAACCTGGTCCCGACCCTGACCGCGCTCGAGAACATCACGCTGCCGCTCGACATCGCGCGGCGCCCGGTCGACCGCGACCACCTCGACGCGGTGGTGCGCGCGGTGGGTCTGCAGGACCGCCTGAGCCACAAGCCCGGCGAGCTGTCCGGCGGTCAGCAGCAGCGCGTCGCCTGCGCGCGGGCGCTGGTCACCCGGCCCGCCGTCGTGTTCGCCGACGAGCCGACCGGCAACCTCGACTCGACCTCGGCCCGCGACGTGCTCGGGTTCCTGCGCCGCAGCGTCGACGAGCTCGGGCAGTCCGTCGTCATGGTCACGCACGACCCGACCGCAGCCTCCTACGCCGACCGCGTCCTGTTCCTGGCGGACGGCAGGATCGTCGACGAGCTGCGCGAGCCCACGGCCGAGTCGGTGCTCGAGCGCCTGGGCGCCCTCACGCGTCGTGCCGAGTCCGCGGCGACGCCCGTCGCGCCGTCCGGCGTCGCGCCCGCCGGGGTGCGGTGA
- a CDS encoding uracil-DNA glycosylase codes for MSAPLVVPPGDPDAAGSPALAALDADVVVCRACPRLVAWREQVGRERRAAFRDEEYWARPVPGFGDAAARILVVGLAPAAHGANRTGRMFTGDRSGDFLFAAMHRTGLANQPTSVRADDGLRLTGIRATAPVRCAPPANKPTPDERRACAPFLARELAAVDPVVAVVLGAFGWAALLDTLRDLGWAVPRPSPRFAHGAEVVVTRGAGDDERSLTLLGCFHVSQQNTFTGRLTPAMLDAVLLRARALADV; via the coding sequence GTGAGCGCCCCGCTCGTCGTCCCGCCCGGGGACCCGGACGCCGCCGGTTCCCCCGCGCTCGCCGCGCTCGACGCGGACGTCGTCGTGTGCCGCGCGTGCCCGCGCCTGGTGGCGTGGCGCGAGCAGGTGGGGCGCGAGCGCCGGGCCGCGTTCCGCGACGAGGAGTACTGGGCGCGCCCGGTGCCCGGGTTCGGCGACGCGGCCGCGCGCATCCTCGTCGTGGGCCTGGCGCCCGCGGCGCACGGCGCGAACCGGACCGGCCGCATGTTCACGGGCGACCGCTCCGGCGACTTCCTGTTCGCCGCCATGCACCGTACGGGCCTGGCCAACCAGCCGACGTCGGTCCGGGCCGACGACGGCCTGCGCCTGACGGGCATCCGCGCGACCGCACCGGTCCGCTGCGCCCCGCCCGCCAACAAGCCGACGCCCGACGAGCGCCGCGCGTGCGCGCCGTTCCTGGCGCGCGAGCTCGCGGCGGTCGACCCCGTGGTGGCCGTGGTGCTCGGGGCGTTCGGCTGGGCCGCGCTGCTCGACACGCTCCGCGACCTCGGCTGGGCCGTGCCCCGGCCGTCTCCGCGGTTCGCCCACGGCGCGGAGGTCGTCGTCACCCGCGGCGCCGGCGACGACGAGCGTAGCCTGACGCTGCTCGGCTGCTTCCACGTGAGCCAGCAGAACACCTTCACGGGCCGGCTCACCCCCGCGATGCTCGACGCGGTCCTCCTGCGGGCCCGCGCCCTGGCGGACGTCTGA
- a CDS encoding MIP/aquaporin family protein, with protein sequence MDPSYDLATRLACEFIGTAILIILGNGTVANVHLKGSKGYRGGWSLIAMGYGFGVMIPALMFGGVSGNHINPAFTIGLAAWGLFPWSEVAPYVVAQLLGAMAGQLAIVVTHKPYYDRTEDPDDILATFSTVNAARSRANGFANELLGSVVLFSCALAIVHSPLTADEPATAHLALGFLVWGLVAGLGGPTGPALNPARDLGPRIVHALLPLQHKGGSDWRYSWVPVAAPVLAGLIGVGGWKLLLG encoded by the coding sequence ATGGACCCGTCCTACGACCTCGCGACCCGGCTGGCCTGCGAGTTCATCGGCACCGCGATCCTGATCATCCTGGGCAACGGCACGGTCGCCAACGTGCACCTCAAGGGCTCCAAGGGGTACCGCGGCGGCTGGTCGTTGATCGCGATGGGCTACGGGTTCGGCGTCATGATCCCGGCGCTCATGTTCGGCGGCGTCAGCGGCAACCACATCAACCCCGCGTTCACCATCGGCCTGGCCGCGTGGGGGCTGTTCCCGTGGTCGGAGGTGGCCCCGTACGTCGTCGCGCAGCTCCTGGGCGCGATGGCCGGTCAGCTCGCGATCGTCGTGACGCACAAGCCGTACTACGACCGGACCGAGGACCCGGACGACATCCTGGCGACGTTCTCGACCGTCAACGCGGCGCGCTCGCGCGCGAACGGGTTCGCCAACGAGCTGCTCGGCTCGGTGGTGCTGTTCTCCTGCGCCCTCGCGATCGTGCACTCGCCGCTCACCGCCGACGAGCCGGCCACCGCCCACCTGGCGCTGGGGTTCCTGGTGTGGGGCCTGGTCGCCGGCCTGGGCGGACCGACGGGTCCGGCGCTCAACCCCGCGCGCGACCTGGGTCCGCGCATCGTGCACGCGCTGCTGCCGCTGCAGCACAAGGGCGGCTCGGACTGGCGCTACTCGTGGGTGCCCGTCGCGGCGCCGGTCCTGGCGGGCCTGATCGGCGTCGGCGGCTGGAAGCTCCTGCTCGGCTGA
- a CDS encoding FBP domain-containing protein, which translates to MEPLTEKQIRASFVNASRREATNAVLPDLDALDWDRLDYLGWRDRKAPLVAYAIVPLDGTPTGVLLRSTDAKERIRRRAVCAWCEDVVVTEDVSLYVARRAGASGRRGNTVGTLVCTHFTCSSNVRRPPTRTEAGNDEDARHALVARRIEGLRERSARFLAEVLRDV; encoded by the coding sequence ATGGAACCCCTGACCGAGAAGCAGATCCGCGCGTCCTTCGTGAACGCGTCCCGCCGCGAGGCGACCAACGCCGTCCTGCCCGACCTCGACGCGCTGGACTGGGACCGCCTCGACTACCTCGGGTGGCGTGACCGCAAGGCGCCGCTCGTCGCGTACGCGATCGTGCCCCTCGACGGCACCCCCACCGGCGTGCTCCTGCGCTCGACGGACGCCAAGGAGCGCATCCGCCGGCGCGCGGTGTGCGCGTGGTGCGAGGACGTCGTCGTGACCGAGGACGTGAGCCTCTACGTGGCGCGCCGGGCCGGTGCGTCCGGGCGCCGCGGCAACACCGTCGGCACACTCGTGTGCACGCACTTCACGTGCTCGAGCAACGTGCGCCGGCCGCCGACGCGCACCGAGGCGGGCAACGACGAGGACGCGCGCCACGCCCTGGTCGCGCGCCGGATCGAGGGCCTGCGCGAGCGGTCCGCCCGCTTCCTGGCCGAGGTCCTGCGCGACGTGTGA
- a CDS encoding LmeA family phospholipid-binding protein, whose translation MSARGWVVGVSVVVVLGAGVVVADRVALVRAQEVVADAIVENLDDVQGEPQVDIDGFPFLTQLLAGSLDEVTGHVEGATIGGLAMTDVDVVAHGTSTSEPYTAQDATVVATIPSASIQEQLAARTELEVAVQADGDVLRMSGDVLGIELSAGLVPRVEGGRLLVDVEDLQLGGATIDVGQLPGAVGSRLTDLEVPVEELPEGLELTQATVVADGVRVTAAGTDVTLPTSAP comes from the coding sequence GTGAGCGCGCGCGGGTGGGTCGTCGGGGTGTCGGTGGTCGTCGTGCTGGGCGCCGGCGTGGTGGTGGCGGACCGGGTCGCCCTGGTCCGCGCCCAGGAGGTCGTGGCGGACGCGATCGTCGAGAACCTGGACGACGTCCAGGGCGAGCCGCAGGTCGACATCGACGGATTCCCGTTCCTCACGCAGCTGCTCGCGGGCTCGCTCGACGAGGTGACGGGGCACGTCGAGGGCGCCACGATCGGCGGCCTCGCGATGACCGACGTGGACGTCGTGGCGCACGGCACCTCCACGAGCGAGCCGTACACGGCGCAGGACGCGACCGTGGTCGCGACGATCCCGAGCGCCTCGATCCAGGAGCAGCTCGCCGCCCGCACCGAGCTGGAGGTCGCGGTCCAGGCGGACGGGGACGTCCTGCGGATGTCGGGCGACGTGCTCGGCATCGAGCTCTCGGCCGGTCTGGTCCCGCGTGTGGAAGGCGGTCGCCTGCTCGTCGACGTCGAGGACCTGCAGCTCGGCGGCGCCACCATCGACGTCGGCCAGCTCCCCGGGGCGGTCGGCAGCCGGCTCACGGACCTCGAGGTGCCCGTGGAGGAGCTGCCCGAAGGGCTCGAACTCACGCAGGCGACGGTCGTCGCGGACGGGGTCCGGGTCACCGCCGCCGGCACCGACGTCACGCTGCCCACCTCCGCTCCCTGA
- a CDS encoding HNH endonuclease family protein → MRGGVVVGARAVLVGARAGVRIGVQAVTWALAWRVRPWLRESWRPLVVLALALLAGLGGPELVAEHASARYPVTAADLASGRAALADLVVAPRTGAESYEREEFGAAWDDVDGNGCDTRDDVLRRDLLGPRLDVDGCTVLAGVLDDPYTGARIEFARGPDSADVQIDHVVALADAWASGARTWDPALRRAFANDPANLLAVDGPANQDKGAADADAWLPPDQGYACVYALLQVRVKSAYGLRVTPDERAALEDALSTCVTV, encoded by the coding sequence GTGCGGGGCGGGGTGGTCGTCGGCGCGCGCGCCGTCCTGGTCGGCGCGCGAGCCGGCGTACGGATCGGCGTCCAGGCGGTGACCTGGGCCCTCGCGTGGCGGGTCCGGCCGTGGCTGCGGGAGTCGTGGCGCCCGCTCGTCGTGCTGGCGCTCGCGCTGCTGGCGGGACTGGGCGGACCGGAGCTCGTCGCCGAGCACGCGTCCGCCCGCTACCCGGTCACGGCGGCGGACCTGGCGAGCGGACGCGCTGCGCTCGCGGACCTGGTGGTCGCGCCGCGCACCGGCGCGGAGAGCTACGAGCGGGAGGAGTTCGGCGCCGCGTGGGACGACGTCGACGGCAACGGGTGCGACACCCGCGACGACGTCCTGCGGCGCGACCTGCTCGGCCCGCGGCTCGACGTCGACGGCTGCACCGTCCTGGCCGGCGTCCTCGACGACCCGTACACCGGCGCGCGCATCGAGTTCGCGCGGGGGCCGGACTCCGCGGACGTCCAGATCGACCACGTCGTGGCCCTCGCCGACGCCTGGGCGTCCGGGGCCCGGACGTGGGACCCCGCGCTCCGCCGCGCGTTCGCCAACGACCCCGCGAACCTCCTGGCGGTGGACGGCCCGGCGAACCAGGACAAGGGCGCCGCAGACGCCGACGCCTGGCTCCCGCCCGACCAGGGGTACGCGTGCGTCTACGCGCTGCTGCAGGTGCGCGTGAAGTCCGCGTACGGGCTCCGCGTGACGCCCGACGAGCGAGCGGCTCTCGAGGACGCGCTGTCCACCTGCGTCACGGTGTGA